Within the Miscanthus floridulus cultivar M001 chromosome 2, ASM1932011v1, whole genome shotgun sequence genome, the region CTCTGAATGAGGTAGTTCTCATTCTCAAGTTCATAATGCTTGGGAAATCAAACAGCGTGGGATGGGGGGaagtctgctgctgctgctgcctggaGCTCTCTACTCTGGCTCCAGTGGGCCTTGGTGGCGCAATGTCCACAGAGGCCGCGGAGCCACCACGCCCATAGATGGGTATGATAGCATCATCGGCTACCTGGCCCTTGCAGACAGGGCACTCATGGTGGTGAGAGTGGACATGGAGCCACTGATAGAGGCACTCCCAGCAGAAGAGATGGCCGCACTTGGTGACCACAGGGTCAGCGGCCATGTCAAAGCAGACGTTGCACTCGAAGTTGGCGGCATTGCGGATAGTCTTGTCATCGGGCTCCCTGGTGCTTGGAGGAGCCGCGGTTCTAGAGGCGGAAGACTTGTCCGCGGTTGAGATGGGATGAGTTAGCCGGGCGTGGCGGCTGGAAGTGGAGGGTGCCGCTTGCTGGTCAGATAGGGAGGCGGGCGGGGAGTCACGATGAACGGCATCGACACGGCGGTAGCGATAGTGAGGCTGCTGGGGCGGCCTCCCCCTTGACCGACCTCCTATGAACCTGCCgctacctccgccgccgccgccgccggcggcggcggcggcggtacctCCATGGATCATGTCAATGGAATTATTAGCATAAAGGTGGTTCGTGAAGCCTCTTCCTCCTGATCCTCGACCGCCTCCGCTGCCGGTGCCGGTGGAATTGGTCCAGCCGGCCATGGAATCGAATCGATCGATCCGCTGATATCGTTGGAGAAAGACCTAGAGAGGAGGAAAACAAAGATTCGTTAGAGCTGAGATGAGGTGAGGTGAACACCAAACGTCCAATCCAAGCCTAAAAAGGAAATAACGCAGGGTGTGTAATCTTCTGCGCGTATACGTATCCTACATCCATCTGCCTTCTCTGTTCTATGGGGTGATCGAGGAGGAGGGATGCGGGGGGATTAGGGTTTGGAAATTGGGGATACTagactagatttttttttttttttttgaatcgaGGAGCAATAGAAGAAAAGGGGATCGAGGAACGAACCGGGGGACAGTCTACGATGGTCGGAGTCGGCGGCAATCCGTTGGTTGATGAAGGCGGAGACGAGGAAGGAAAAGGATGGAGCAGCCGCTCGGCGGAAGAGGGAAGGCGTTAGGCGTTAGGCGTCCGCCTCCGTCCTCGTTTGGTTCCCTTCCCCTTCCCACGGCCACACGGAGAGGACCGGAGTCCGGTGAGGCGGCGACCGATCGAGACCCAGCAGGTAATAACAAACCAAATTAGCTGGGCAAAAACTTGCCTAGGGCTTCAAGCCCATCCTTTGCGTCCCAATATAACGCGACCAGGCCCAGCCTCCCTCAACTACTGCACAAATCCCTGATAAAAAAAAAAACCTACTGCACAAATCCAATTTATCCCCCAACCACAATTAAAAAAACAGATTTTTAGACTTGTCTAAATTTTAAAATTATCTGATTTATTTTCCTAAGGTATTTTCGCTGATCAGCCGTTCTATGTGGTGCCACTTTAGTCACGATTCACGAGAAATGTGAATCGAACTTTTGTGATAGTTTAGaaagatcaattaaaatttatcaataattataaaaatatttttttagaataaatatgtatttaaaaatactaaaatctaatttattattaaaaaatcATTAAAAATTGTTTTAGCTCGAAAAAAATATGCTTCGTACGCAACCCATTGCGCAAATGAAATAACATTTCCTCAGCAGCAATGTATTGCTTAACCATTGAGACATGTATGaaaaaattcaaataaaaaataaaattcaaGTTCTGATTACACATTAATAACATGCATCATGTGGTTTAACTTTATAGTAGCACTATCTTCTCCGGCAGGACTGGCCATTCAGTTTAAACTGACATTTTCTCATAATCGGTTAATTTCAGAACAGAGAACCGATAGGTTCGGTTTTGTTTTTtcggtttaaactaataaaactAAGCTGTCCTTTCACTGGAGAAGCGCGACGCTCCTCGCGCCGTTGTTGGCTCGCTGCGCCGCCACCAGGCGCTGCCGGCAAGGCCATGATGCTGCTCGAACCACTGCCGCGCTGCCACCCGCCCTGAAGCTAGGGTTTGGATTTGGGGCGCGGGATGGACGACGGAGTGCAGGCACCGATTGGAGTTGGAACTAGGAGACAGGAACGGGGACGGGGGAGGGGCGTGAGGAGATGTTACTAGGGTAGTGGGCTTATGCTGCGACCAGCGACCACGATTATCGGGCTGACTGGCTTAGGTGGGTTGCTTGTTTTATGTTCGCGACCACGATCTTCGGTTGTTTGGCTGCTCAGTTCCGTTCGAGTACAAAACTGAAGCCATAGCCGAACACCGACCTTCTAGAAAACAAAGACCGAAGCCGAAACATGAAAAAAACGACCTTTCAATTTGGCTTGGTTCAGTTCTCGGTGAGAAACTACCCAATCCTATTCTCCAAGGAACATCACGACGATGACGTGTGCAGAATCACTGGACTATTAGGGCATGTACAGCGCGTCGTCGAGACCCGTCTGTATCTCGTGTATTTTGCAAAAGCCCCCCTCGCAAGCTAGGATCGAGGCAAGGTCGTCGTCTCGTGAGACGACGACAACGGCTCGTGCTCCCAGGCCAAGTCAGCCGGAGGAGGGCGCGCTGTACGAGATTGCCGTCTACAAGCGCCAAGGCGCGGGATCCAGCATGCCGCATGGGAGAATAAAGCATCGCGCCAAAATATCCTCTCCCCTCCTGAAGCGCACCTGGCCGGGCGGCCGCTACGCCGCGAGCTCCCCTGGCCGAGAGGCCGCTACAATGCGCTCTCCCATGACCGGGCGGCCGTTGCGCCGTGAGCTCCCCTGACCGGGTGGCCGGGCACCCCGCTCCCGTGGCAGGGTGGGCCGTGCACCTCCCCTCCTGCCTTTCATAATTACAGTAATCTTGCCTATTTCCATGTTTGATTATGCAAATTTTTTTGCCGTACTTGTTCTTGAAATAGAAAAATAGCAGCTCTGTAGTGAGTTTCAGCATCTTGTGTGCTGCTTCAAATAAAATTATAATTTTAAGCCATGCAACTGAACTGAATTGGCATACATCATTTTCTGTCTGTGGTGATGCAACTAAACTATATGTAATTTTTCTTCCTTATTGTGATGGCTGATGAAGGAAACTATCAGTTACAGGCTTCCTGAACATATGTCATATGTCTGAATGCACCACCTGATTGCCATCTTTTTTTCACCCcttgatatatgacatgtatGAACTTGTATGAAGAAGAGTTATTAGCTGTGAGAAGTTAGGTACCAAGTAGTTTACCTTTGCTACAAACCCCACAGAGTAGAAACATGCTGCCAAACAACTATGTCATATGTTCTGTTAAGCTTGTTATTAGTTAAGCATGCAAACTGCTATCCGTTATTTGGTAGCTTCCTGAACATGCACAACATTAAACACTGTGTagacagtgagagagagagagagagagatttgggAAAGGTGTGTTGCTACTAGCTTAGAGAAATGTTGGCTTTGTTGTGCTTTGTGCTTTGGCTGCTCGATGGAAACTAATAATTGCTGACTCGGTGAAGAAATGAAATGCTTGGTCAGAGTAGGTGATTGAATCAATTCTATGATCTCATCAAGTTACTGAAACTCTGAATAGCAAGTTAGGACTGCCCTTTGTCGTTTCATGAAGCTGCTACATGAAATTGTTAtatattgaaaggtcctaatatggctagagggggtgaatagcctatttaaaattctgcaaatcaactagagcaatttaattagtatgacaaatagcaaaatgcaaacttgctctagctctacaagggttgcaagccacctatccaacaattctagttgcaatgatagctagacacacaatttgctatgatactactcactaagagctctcaagctttctactctaaagagctccactaagcaaacttaaatagcaaagcaagctctcaaatctaattgcactaaagagcttgctacaactaatttgcaagaatgtaaacgagtgagtaggatggttataccgccgtgtagaggaatgaactaatcacaagatgaatatgaaaccaatcaccggaaaaatatcaaatggcaagagacaaccgatttttctcccgaggttcatgtgcttgccaacacactagtccccgttgtgtcgaccaacacttggtggttcggcggctaagaggtgtttcacaaacctcgtccacacgattggacaccgcaagaacctacccacaagtgaggtaactcaatgacacgagcaatttactagagttacctttcgacactTCGCCGgaaaaggtacaactcccctcacaatcaccggagatggtcacgaacaatcaccaactcgtgccgatcctccaccgctgcatcgagccgtctaggtggtggcaaccaccaagagtaacaagcgaaatccgcagcgcaacacgaataccaagtgcctctagatgcaatcactcaagcaatgcacttggattctctcccaatctcataaagatgatggatcaatgatggagatgagtgggagggtttttgctaagctcacaaggttgctatgtcaatgaaaatgtgcaagagagtgagctagaactggccatggggcttaaatagaagcccccacgaaatagagtcgttgtaccccttcactgggtactgatcggggtgaccggacgctccagtccagttgaccggacgctggatccaacgtccggtcgcccgatgtaagccacgtgtcattctgagttaaacttgagccgccagatctcaacggctattaactaaccggacgctccggtataagtgaccggacgctcagaccccagtgttcggtcgtttccagtaagcttccaaaaccgtcttttgccgaccgaacgcgttcggtcatgctcgaccggacgcagcccttcagcgtccagtcgttgggtgatccaacgtccggtcagttgaccgacgccaacatctttgcgaccaactctatttcactttaaacttcttcacccttgctcatgtgtgccaaccaccaagtatatcaccatgtgcacatgtgttagcatattttcacaaacgttttcaagggtgttagtactccactagatcctaaatgcatatgcaattaattagagcatctagtggcactttgataaccgcatgtcgatacgagtttcactcctcttaatagtacgactatctatcctaaatatgatcacactcgctaagtgtcttgatcaccgaaacaaaatggctcctataattttatctttgccttgagccttttgtttttctctttcttcttttccaagtttaagcatttgatcatcatcatgccatcaccattgtcatgatcttcgccattgctttatcacttggagtagtgctacctatctcataatgacttcgataaactaggttagcacttaggatttcatcaattaaccaaaatcaaactagagctttcatatatgctttctgaatttttttgttgttgtgaGTGAACCTCATAGTTGACCAACGCTTCTACCTGAAAATCTGAGTATGCTGCTGCTGTTACTAATTTTTACCAAGCTCTATTAGTGTTGCGAGCTACTTTTGTGAAATCGGACATGCATgctatcatttttttcttttaaatTAGCTGAGTTGCCATATGATTTTGTTTCCTCTCATGATGTATGGAGCTAAGTTGATGTATGGAGCTGTCATGTTGATTTCTGAAACTAGTGTGCAGGCTTACATAGTGTTccatttaatatatatatatatatatatatatatatatatatatatatatatatatatatatatatatatatatatatatatatatggcttatattaatttatattgatggttttaaaataaatattgtaatCATGTTCATCTAATTTATTTTTGATTCGTTTTTATCAAATAGCAACACAATGGTATACAAAATAGTGTTCACGGTTGATCTAGCTACATGCAAAACATTAAACAGCTTGCAGACAGTGCAATAGACTCTCCATTGTACGACCCGTCTTTTTAATTGTCTGTTTGTTAGATTCGAGGGTGTTGCAGATGACCCCCGTCtatgggttgtacatgcccttagcTACAACCGGTGTGCGACTTCATAGACTCTCGAACCGATGTCTACAACTTAGGCAACATTAAGATGGAAGTAAAGGCCACtggcggtccctaaacttgttcggTTGTGTCATCCTGATACTTAAACTCGCAAATCGACCATTTAGATAATCAAACTTATTCATCTGTGTCATTCTGGTCCCTAGACTCACAAATCGTTCGTTTAGGTCATCAAACTCATTCCACTGTATAATCTACATCCCTAAACTTACAAATCATCCATTTAGATCCTCGAACTTGCTCAGTTGGGTCATCCTAGCCCCTAAATGCTGTAAATActataaacttgtaaattcaatatatatcTATAGaactgtccaaaaattataaatctaattttgttagactccaaCTAATATACTTTAAATTGGAATAAAAGAAATAAACATGTATTTTCTCTTTTTTAACTCTGCAGTTAAATGACTAAATAGACACGTATATTTTTATAAATCCTAAAAACGTATGTGTCTATTTAGTTACTGAACTCTAGAGTTAAAAATAGAAAGTACATGATGATTTCTTTTACGCTAATTTAAAGTAAATGTTACcgggagtctaacaaaattaaatttacaattttTAGACAGTtctataaatatatattaaatttaTAAGTTTATATTatttagggaccgagatgacacaaTTGAACAAGATTGAGGACCTAAACGGGTAGtttgcaagtttagggacctagatGATATAGTTGAACAAGTCTGAGGACCTAAACAAGCGATTTGAGAGTTTAGAGACCAGAATAACACAGATGAACACGTTTGAGAACTTGAATGGTTGATTTGCGAGTTTAGGGATCAGAATAACACAACCGAACAAGTTCAAGGACCGCCAGTACACTTTACTCTTCAGATGAATATGGTCGCTTTCTCATTAGTCGTTGCCGCCATGCGCCAGGAGCGCATGATCAAGAAGGAAGACAGTTTGGACGAACTCTCGACACTGAATAATTTGTGTTTTGTTGGTGGTGTAGTGAAACTTTTGACCTGCAAAAAATCCGGATTGCCATTCTTGGCCCTCATGTTCTGTAGAAAATATTTACTGCCGCTACAATTTAATAGAACTCGTGTTAGTTTCGAAAATGAAATAGTCCGGTCGTAATTTTTTGGGCCATGGCCAAAATTTGTCTCAAACCAAATAGATGCTAAATTTCCAACGCATGTGCATAACCTGCCCTTTTTTTCCAGCTACTTttgcagtacttttcagcgaacgaacaatatttttctctcacaacaaatcagcataagcatcaccagcagccaaatttcagcgaaacgaacataaGACATTTCTATTGCAAACCAAAGCAGCCAAATTCAAGcagcttagactgtctccaacagatCGAACCTAAAAACGAAACGCATACCGTGGTTTGGGTATCGCACGGCGAAAGGTCACGGACCAAAAAAATTACCGTTTCCAACAGCCGACACAAACGAGAAAAGCTCCTgtcgcctccccttcctctctccctctcccgagGTACAGGCGTTCGTGTCCTCAAGCTCGTCCGCCATGGCTGTACGGCACGACTCATGGAGAGCATGGCCTGCGAGGAGAGAAGGGAAAAAGATGCTAGAGGAGGGTGGAGGACGGCTTGGAGAGCCTCACCATCAAAGGAATCGAGCTGTGGTGGCCCGGCGCCGGAGATCGACGAGGTGCTCCCTATCCAGAGCAAGAACAGAGGTGGAGAAACTGGAGCGGATGGATGGCGATCAGCAACGTCGCCGTCTCCTCGTCCGTCCAGGACCACGCCAAGGACATCCTCGTCGTCGTCTCCGGCGGCTCCTCCTCCAACACCGGCAGCGGGCGCAGGCGAGCTCCGCCTCTGCGCGGGCGAGCCCCACCCCGTCGCGGGCGCTGGGGAGCTTGGCCCCGGCCGGGCACCGCGGGCGAGCTCGGCGTTTTGCGTAGCGAAGAGAGAGGCGACGCTTTTTTGCCTAGCATTCAGACGAGCAGGCAAAATGCGTCAGGTGTATGGGTCTGTTGTTGGACGATATTTTCGGGAAGGCAAACAACTGCGCGAGACGCAAAAATGGGTATGGGTCTCcctattggagacagtcttaggtcAATAACTCACACGGCCGGCCGGTATCTCGAGTCTGAAGTCTAAACTCATTAATGTGTTTTACATGTACCAGCATTCGCATTCGGACGCTGATAACAAAATTACAACAGCTGCGGCAGCAGCCAGCTTGCACAGGCAACGTGTTTCAAACACCTGATATACATCACAACAGACAGTGCTACACATCAGTCAGTAGCCAGATGGCTCCCTCTTGTCAGGGTCAGAACCTTCTCTTCTGCTGAGGATACCCAGGGTTCTGCTGCATCCCGATCCCTTGATCCGCCTTCCTTCTCAACTGTTTGTCACACACATCAGACTTAAGTGCTTCCACAATCACAAGCCTTCTTCAATAACATCGCACTTAAGGCCAAAATTACCTGGTGCGGATGAGACTGGCCACCTGCGCCTCTCTGCATAGGGATGTTACCAGGATTTAGCCCAGCCATGCCAGCCTGTGATGCAGCATTGAAGGCAGCCATGTTTGCTCCAGCTGCCACTCTTGGCATCCCCCCAACCATAGGTTGCTGCGGCATTTGTCGTGGCATGGGTCTTGCTACAGATTGACCTCCAGGAGCATTCCCTGATGGCTGAAATACAAATGCATCGCAATATAACTTGGACAACTCAGACAAGATTTCACATCTATGCTGCAGATGGGTAATTGGAACTAACAAGAAGTTGGGTTCTTAAACCAGTTATGGAAAATAAAGTGTTAGGAAGAGGGGTGTTACCGGTTGAGTTGGTTGAAGGCTCGTTGTTCCTTCAAAATCTGTTGTAGTATCTACTGGACGAACAGGATACTGTACAATTTTCTCCCCTGGTTGGGATGGTAAAAGCGCGCTAACCAGAAAACAAGTTCAGTCAGGAGTATAGGAAATACCTTTCCTTTCTAAATGAAATCTTATGCCAAACATCTGAGAATTTTTCTGCATGAAGCCATTCAAACTAACAGGTATTTCTTTGGAATTTGCTCACACATAACTTACTTTCGTCCAGGTAGTGGGTCCATCCGAAAGTATCTAAGCAAAGAAAAGAGCATATTCAGAAACATTTATGTACAAAAAAGTAGTCACAGATCAAGTACATGAACGGCATTATCAACTTTTCAGGATGGAAAAATGTACGTCTTTGTTTAAGCTAAATACATATCATTAAAGCTTCTAAAAATGAAAAACAGAGATAAGAATCCAGAAACCATTATATTCTCATGTTATTATAAGATTCAGGAAGCAGAAATATTTACAAGGGTATTGATGAGCCCAATTAGCCTTCAATCCTAGCAGTTAATGCTCACTCATGTCTCAAAAGGAACAAATCAGTACCAATGAAAGAAAATAAAATAGATTTAAACACGAAATATAGGTATAGAGATTTTAGTTCATAGATGTTCATTTATAATTTTTACATCATACCTGAATAAATGAAAATAAGGAAACAAACCTATAATCAAAATAAAAATAATGGTAGGCGGTAAATAAGCAAAGAGGCATGACTGCATGACCAAGTCATTGCGTAGTGACTACTTAAGTCTGAGTATAATGATTTTTAGTATGAGGCCTGAATAAATGAAAAAAAGGAAACAAACCTATAATTCAAACTGGAAATAACTCCAGGCAATCCATCAGAAAGAAGTATGGCTAATTCATTGCATAGTGACTACTTAAAGTTTCTGCCAAGTATAAATGAAAGCTAACACATGATTCTTAGTTTGACAAGAACAGGTCACAATGGTCCACAAGATGGCTCCAGCATATTACTGCAATGCTGTCTTTTGTAACATTGATAACTAGATTCAGGCCACAATGAAATAGAACAGTAATGGACTAATTATAGGCAAATGAT harbors:
- the LOC136527237 gene encoding uncharacterized protein, with amino-acid sequence MAGWTNSTGTGSGGGRGSGGRGFTNHLYANNSIDMIHGGTAAAAAGGGGGGGSGRFIGGRSRGRPPQQPHYRYRRVDAVHRDSPPASLSDQQAAPSTSSRHARLTHPISTADKSSASRTAAPPSTREPDDKTIRNAANFECNVCFDMAADPVVTKCGHLFCWECLYQWLHVHSHHHECPVCKGQVADDAIIPIYGRGGSAASVDIAPPRPTGARVESSRQQQQQTSPHPTLFDFPSIMNLRMRTTSFRDAVLSIMSPSIEDTEMDNSDAMTYFDDGEFYPEVNEFDMEVDRYGDPDDEVYEYYYHFGGVPLFGSAGTEASNPSSSQAHSDMISIRDNTVGTTTGGYHHQEFGYSGARPNNNRGRRGRRNRTRVSADHFLSTDEMVMALPMPGRSGFIHNNNGSSSNVSAGAAFRPNGGWTERRGRSNRNSNSGGGRGGMQDRRRQRTHYI